In Setaria italica strain Yugu1 chromosome IX, Setaria_italica_v2.0, whole genome shotgun sequence, the genomic stretch TCCAGGACATTTTTACTAATTCATTAATTTTGGAATTAATTATAGTATAGAACCATGCACATAGGAACCTGCATGCGGCGCCCACATGCAGCCATGGTCACTTAGTAGGAGCAAGCTTTGCATGCATGACATGATGATGCAGATTGTGGGTATAGGGACTGTGTGCATATATACCTATGGCCTCATCTAAAGCAAAACTTAATGAGTCTCCTTCATCCTTGCCATCCATCTTGGTTCTTCTTAGCATGGCGTGCGATCAATTAACCATACCGACGAATAGGTATCCAGAGACATGCCAAATGAATTTGGTGTTCTTCAATTTGTGATGCATGGTGAGCTTTACTTGTCTGTCGTTCAGGATGAGATGTGGTATAAAAACTTAGTACACCAAAGCACATGCATGACTTGATGTTGGCCTACATGTTGTGCATGCAGCAGCTTGTCCCACATCAACTCCTAGAATTCAGAATTTTATTGAAGGCTTATATCTCTAATATACATCACAAGCTGCCAGTCGACGACTCGTTTTACAGCAAGAGTTTCAGCCTGTAGTGTTGTGCTCATGTGCTAGCATCATGCAGCTAGCGCTTACCTGCATATAGATTCATAGCTGTCATTAGAACAACCAAGAGTCCAAATATCCTCAGATCGATCAGCGTGGCGAGTGACGTACTGCGCAGCTGCGAAACCAGCGACAGCAGCAAGCACGACCATGCTAGCATGCACAACGTCACAACTCTCTATGAAGGCCGTACGCATCTCTAACTACCAACTCATTCCAGATTAGATTGATCTTTTTTCCCTCCCATGTCCCATGATATGGAAGAGAACGGGGAAAGAGAAAGACCGAGAAAAAACTCACCTGATCAGATCGATTGATCCTTTTCCTCCTTCGTCcatgaaaaagaaggaaatggaTAGGTATCTAATATCTCGCCATGGTTATCACAATAGGTGGGATAGGAGCCGGCGTCTCGTAAGGATCCTCCGTAAAcgtgaggaaggagaagggagACTAGGGACGTGTGTTTTTTTAGTTTATAAGATTTCTTTGCTTTCTAGTATATTTTGTGAGAATTAATATAGATATTTTAAAATAGTATTTAATTGGTAATGCATAGGTGTATAATTTAGATTTAAATTTACGGCTTTACTTTAGACTATCTTCTTAATGGtaaaggtgggtaattttttaaaaacataaCAGATCCAATAGCTATAATTGATGggcagatgttttgcttttttttttagaatttctaatatttttctctttttctagatATCCACTTACGATCACAGATTGCTTCGGCCTCGAAGCTTAAAAGGAgactaagatttttttttttcactagcAAGTAGCGGCAGGAGGAGGCCCAGGCTACTCTACATGAGAAAGGGTGAGGCTGCCGTGTGGGAAAAGCTTCTGGGATCCGGTGGCGGACAGTGATGACTCACTGGCGTTGTCGTGGGAGGGAGGGCGTGGCCCATGCGCGGGTTGCGCCGCCTCCCCCCCACCCAAATTCTTTCGTGCGTACAGACGCACGGGCACAGTGCTGTGCTCACTCGCTCGAGCAAAGAACTCCCACCGGTCTCCACCCCGCTCGCTGTGCATACTGGTTTTAGCAATTGCCATTTTCCGTGCGTcgtgcttgcagttgcaggcaaCAAAGGTGACGGGCGTACGGGCATGTCGACTTGCCGAGAGAACGGAACGCGTATCAGCTTCGGCTTTCGGCGAGACGACCGGAACGTCTGAACACCCGATGGCTATGTCTGTGCGGGCGTTCACATGGCTCGGTCGGTGTGACCCAGGGGGACCGGAGATCAGCTACAAGCAGGGCCGCATCAAAAGCGCCTTTAGCCGCGTTGCCTTCTCCCGGGCTCGGCAGGCACAAGCTCTTTGCCGGAAACGGCAATGGACAATGGAGGGGAAAAGCTGGGCCGTCGGCGAGCCTTGATCGCGCCGACCGCCGATCCACACCTGCCACGCACAGCTTGCACGCCCACGCGTGCGCAGGCTGGTCCGCTCCCACCGAACCGTGGACCCGGGCAGGCAGAGGCATCTGCCTCTGTTCAGACGGGGACGGGTCGGTGGCTGATGGCCCAGCGCCACCGCGCGTCACTTCCCCCCTTCCATGTTGCTTGCCGTCCAAGCTAACTGTTTATCTGGAAGATGCAGGACAAGTTCCTCTTTTTCTTGGACCTGTCGACTTAGCTCCCATTGGTGACTGCATGTCAGTTAGTTCATATTACATACATCTgagtgtttagatactaattagaaatattaaatataggttaattacaaaatcaattatataaatgaaggttaattcgcgagataaatctattaagtctaattagtccatgatttgaccatgtaaTGCTACTGTAAATGTAcgctaatcatggactaattagacttaatagattcatctcacgaattagctacggcttatgcaattagttttataattagttcacatttagtccttctaattggtatacaaatatccgatgtgattcAAACTAAAAATTAATCTATGAATCCAAACACTCACGCAGCTAGGCCAAAGAAAGACGCCCGGAGCCGAAATTCACTCGGTCAGCCGTCAGGGTGTGTTAGCACATTAGAAAAGACTAATCAGCTCATGAATTCCAAGGATAAGGAGACTAGCTCGTGCTGGCCAAAGAATTCAAAGGATGCAAGAACTTTTCTCACAGGTTCTTTTCACTGGAAAGGATGACGATGTATCATCATTAATCATTAACTAATCGAGGTTAGTTGGTGCCAAATCCATCCAGTAACAGTGCTTCTGTTGCGACAAACCTGCGGACTGAAAGGCACATAGCCAGCCAGCAGAGTTTCTTGCCGCATCATCGTCGTCCTGTCGTGTCGATCATGCTGACTCGTCCGCCACCCGGTTTCCATCGACGCTGTGCTCTCGATCGCCAGTCGGACTCTGGTTAGATTTCCCGAGCTGGATTTGCTTGCGAGTGAAGCACACGTTGTCATATAGGGGCAGGAGGTAGGAGAAATCCGGCGAGATCTCATAATAAAGCCATTCGAGTAGCTAGTATGACCCTGCAGATCCATGGTCATGATGCTGTCCTTTCCGCACATGCCCTTTTTTTCTCGCACAATTCTCGCGCCCGTCCTGAAGATCCTTTCAGGTTAGTTCTACAATGTAACGACTTTTGGGCTCATGATGAGGGACATCGCACGTGATCTTCCTTCCAAGTTACACACACATCTAGGGCCCGTCGTCAATGCCGATCGTTCGTCTTGTAACCTGCACCAGATCAGCACGGATAGATCATGGGATCGATCCTTttgagtcttttttttttcttgatctGTGATGATGATGGTGTGCAAATGTGTTGTTTACAGCAGTGctcttgcttgcttgctgcttGCTCTCGGTAATTTCCCGATTGAGATGTTGTAGGGACTAGGGAGTGATAACTTCGTCGGAGGGGGACGGAAAGCGCGCCATCGTCTACTCTAGCTGGTGCCGCACCAGCGTTATTTACCGGTCCAATGACATACTAGCATTTGAAAAAAActcgaaaaaaaaatgcaatgttAGAAAATAGATCTAACTACCTGTCTAAATGATCAGATCTGATTTGCATACTAAAACTTACTGCATGTGATCAACAAATAAGGGTATTAAAGTCTTTATCTatcctagaaaaactaaaatcgTACTCTTCTCCTcatgggacggaaggagtataaGCGACGGAGTGAGGTAGATAAGAATGGGACCCGTACACCATCATGGCTGCTAGGCTACTGGATCAGCATGCACGTGATGTGATCCCGTATCGATAGACCCCTTTTAGGTCCTAGCTATACTCCGTGTAATCCACAACTTGCATTGCGCATCACTACTAGCTAGTAGGCTGGGGTACGGCTAGATAGGTTGGGACCGCGTGGGCACGTACGAGGCCGGCGGCACGCGAGAAAACGACCTTGTGGGCGGCCCGCAGGCGGGTCGCCGTGTTGCGTGCGCCGGCGGAGAAACGCCGGCTACAGGCCCAGCtcgacgcgcgccgccgcgaaACGAACCCTGATCGTTTCGTCCGCGAAACCGAGCGGGCGGGTGATCGTATCACGTCGCTGGCCATCCAATTGAACGCCGCCGCTGATTGAGCTCCGTCTCGTACTCTGGCCGGGAACTCTCGGGCAGATTGCTTTGGATTCTGGACCCCTACCTGGGTGTCGCAACCCCCAAATTCCAGGGACACCGCAGGGCCGTAGGTCGTATGCCGGTGCGCCACGTACACAGCTAACGCCCACCTGGTCCTGGAAACCTACCACGCCTGCGTCAGGGAACAGGGGTACACGGGATCGGCCGAGGTGACGCAGGGACGTGCGTGGCGCCACCGGGTTGGCCGCCGGGGGCGACGTGGTGCGGCCTCGGGCTCCGGGTACGGATCGGCGCGTGGGGTAGCGCGCGCATGTGCGCGGCTCTGGAGGAAAAGGGCAAAGCGAGCGCGAGCGCGGACGTGTCGACGCCCCACGCGCTCACGTGAGGCcggcgccagagccgcggcatGTGGCCGGGCGCCAGCGACGCCGCGGGGCCATGTGGTGGCGGTCGGGTCGGGGAACGTGGGGGACTCGCGGTCCGAACGGAACCCGCGGGCGAAGCGGGGCGGCGAGAGTGAAACGGGGAAAGGGCAAGCGCGCCGCCCCGGGGGCCGACGGCTCGCCTCGAAACCGACGAGATCGCACGGGGGAACCACAGCCGAACGGTGGGCGGTTGTCGTCGTGCCGCCGCATgtgcctccgccgcggcgtgtGCCCGCCCTCACCTCGCGCCAAAACCCCTACCTATCCCGTGGCCGTCTCGATTCTTTTTTTCCCCATGTGCGTTGTTTCACCGGATCGCGTTCGTGGAGTAGTGACTGATTAGTTACCAACCGGAGGGCACCGGCGCATCGCCGTGTGTTCACTCCTGCGAATTCGTCTCCCCGCACACCATCTGgagtttcttctttttctcgaaAGACGCATCATCTGGTGTTCTGGAGAAGCTGAAGAAAGCGATAGTGATGTGGGTACGAGCATTAGTATTCTGTTTAAGGAACCAGATGCGTGCCGGGTTGCTAATGATTCTGAGGTAAGCATAGTAGCATACAGGATCACCCACGATCTTGGAGGACAGCGACGCCCTCGTCCCGCGACCCTTTTGTTTAAGCAAATTAAAGCCTTAATTGCGGTTTAGCACGAGGTCCGATTCGCGCCTACTTTCGGTTGTGCCGGTGGTGTCGCCCAGCTGGACGAACAACCCCTTTTCTCAGGCTTTAGTTTTTACCCCGGCGTCGCGGTCAGAGGATCCAGGTCACCACGTACCTACCTACCTGTTGCACCCGCCGTGAAGTTGGTGCCTGTTCGTTCACCAACCCGTCGTCTCCGtggccctctctctctctttctccgtCCCTGTCTGTCGCTTGCGCTAGTTCGTGTGTGCCTGTTGCCATTGCCACCGTCCCATTCTCGTGCATGGCCTGGTTCTCGTGGTCGCTCGCATGCGTCTTGGAGATTTGGAATCGTTGCTTGACGTGCTGACGAACAAGCCACGCCGCGAGGTTCGGCGTCATCTTCCTACCTGCTATAAACTACTGGTAGGAGGAGTTAGGACGTAGCGTAATTCAGGTGGGCGTCGTCTGCACTAGATTCAGGGGAAAGGGAACTTTTGTCGAACAAATTCTCTGGCGGTTAGATTCGCATTTCACACGATACGAATTCGAGCGAGAGTGCGGAGCATTGTTTGCAGGCAAGGAGTGAAGAACACGAAGGCTAGGGCCTGATTCACGTTTTCTTCGAGATGCTTTGGCCACTTGCCGATGCACCCGGGAATATAAGCCTACCCCTTCGATTCTTCCTCTGAAGATGCAGCTTCCTGCGAACTATCTGCACAGGTGCTCCCTGGCCCGAGTGAGCCTCTTTGTTCGCCTTCGTCATGCCTCACAGCTGGGACGTCGACGCTGATGGATCGATGGATCTTTTCAGCTTTGTCACGGTGTGAATGATATCAGAATCGATGGATGAATGCGTTCTAAAGTTTGATGCAAAGATCGGCAGCAGGCACCGGATTGACGCTGATGGATGCATGAGCTATCTGGTCTTCAGCAGGCTCTACATCTCGACGTTGTGTTCCTTCAGTCAGTAACTGTAACTCAAACCAATGACGAAATTGTATCGGCACAACGGCAGGCAAAAAGTTACAGTCGGTAGGTGATACCTGACAGCAGGCACCTGGATCATATCCGTCATCGCAGAACGCACGGAACAGCTCCGGCGGGTCCCCGAAAGAGACGCAGCGGACGACGTATCTCATGCAACTCATGCGGACGCCCGCCGGCCCGCGGTATTCGTCGGATCACAAAGGCGCGGCGCGTCGGCGGTCGGCGCCAACAGCCGCTTCAAGCGCCATGTCCGTGCAGATGAATCTTTCGTAACTTGTGATGGATCTTCATACTGGCGCCAAGGATGTACGCTTCTCTCTTGCATCTTCGGACCCCTGAAACATTTTCGCTGCTCGGCTCAAGCAAACTTTTAAGTCACAAGTTAGCCGCATCTGAAGAATTTGGACTTTCAACTAAGTTTGGAAGGTTCCTGTTTGGATTGGAGACTGAAATTCAGAACTGACTTGGAGCAACACTAGGCGGAGctttacaattttcaaatgAGAACTTAAAACTGAATACTACAGAATAGGGCCTGCTGACTCAGTTAGGTTCGATTGCTGCAAGTTGAGGGACCTTTTACAATGTAATCTTGAATCAGCTGTACAACTTTCCAGATGTCAATTTAAAGAGAGACTGTATGTTTGAGTTCAAGGTTAGCAACAGATGAGTTAAGAGTTCAAAGGTTATCACTGGAACATCTCATCTCTAGCTATACTGACACAACGCAACGCGAAACGGAACAGGCTCGTcgcttaaaaaaaaaatacaaggacTATGGCAGAGAAAAGTAACGAACGATGACAACACAGTCAACAGAGCATCTCAGGCCGGTGCAGACCTTGCTCCCTTCCATTTGGCTGGACACATGCAAGAGATCCTGCTGCTACTGGGTCCCCACAAGTCCACAACGTTATCTGAACACATCTAGACATGGACGCACCAAATTAAGGGACTCCACATCTGATGAAGGCCAGACCAGATGGAGCCGGCTCCAGGCACTACTTCCCGGGTAACATCAGAGAATTGCCGCCGGCAAAGCCGATTAGTAACCTCGAGCGAAGAACAGTAGCCGACCCTTCCGGCATTCTCAGGCCACTGCAAGCAAGCTTCTCATCGCCGTCGCCATCAGCTGCAGAGGCAAGTTGGCATCACACATGACCAAGAACACGACTGCAGTGACCCATGATTCGGCGATCATGGTGGCAATACGAATCGCTCAGCTATTTGCTTTCACTCTTAGGGTGTTtagatccatggactaatttttagtttgagtcacatcggatgtttggtacgaatctattaagcctaattaattcataattggcacatatttactgtagcatcactaGTCAAATCACGaactaattagtcttaatagattcgtcttgccgaaTTAGCCTgcatttatgcaattaattttgtaattaacctatatttaatactcctaattagtatccaaaaaTTCCACGTGACCAGACAGGCCCTTATCCGTCTGTCGCTACAGCGCTAACTTTGGGGAGATCCCCGGCCATATATGCTAAACGGGACCATGCTCAATAACAACAGGTAATGTAGGTAGCATAGCCATGGTCCTGGAAGTTCTTGGTAATTTTACCATCGTGGCCATCCATCACATTTGTGGCCGCTTTTTGTGTAGACCGCTGCATGGACTCGCGTGCAGACACCTAGTTGCATAGTTGCTGTACATGTGCAATGGTATGCAATGTTACTGTTACCATCACACCAAGTGCTTACTGAAGCTCATGCACCCATTTGTTAATCTGAAAAGTGAAGATGGTTAAATGAATGGTCACAGTTGGCAGAGTTCATTGAACCTAACACGAGCTGCCGACAAATGATAAGCTCAACCCTCATCCAAATGTGACTTGTTAACCAATTGGGAGACATCGAAGTATTCAAGTCAGTGGCCAGTCAAAGCAGGAAAACTGGGCAATGAAATTCAACTATTTAACATTGCCATCAATCATTTGCTTGAAGCAAAAGGAACAGCAGCCTGCCTATATTCCCTTCACCTGTTCCCTTCCATGAAGCAAACAGAGGAAATTACTTCTGCATGGTTATTCTGATACTTTGCAACAAAAAAGTATAGAGTTATTCAGACGTTCACAATACCACGGAACATACCAGACATATCTCAGCACTAATTGCCTGATATTTCATGAACCATACCTTGAATTTCATCTGTTGCCTTACGGAGTTTACCCTTGTTGCAGTTCTAATGATTTTGTGGTATCACCATGTTCACAGTTATGTCCATATTGTGGACATAAGGATGGCACGTCAGGACTTCGGCAAGCAAAAACTAACAGGCTCATAACTTTGCAAACAAGAAATATCACAAAGAGACCATCGATGAAACAGGCAACCACAGCACATCTTAGTCTGCTACAGACCTTTGACACTTGTTTTTTCCTGATATACGTCAATGTATCAGTGCACGAACATAGTGGCAACTAGCAAAGACTCAGATGCACTCATATAAAGTTATCTTCAAATACGTGAAGAGATGAACCAAAGGAAACCCATCTGAGATCAAAGCCAGACTCAGGTCCACTGTTTTCGGGCATCCTCAGCGCATTCCTCCTCGCAAACCATCGCGCAGTACTCGCCAGTCATCCCTGCTGAAAAGCAACCGGTTGTGCACATAGTATAGCAATCAAAGCCTCCACCAGCAGCATTCCCAGGCCTCTTGTCGCTGTCACTAGCAACTGCAGAAACAACACACATGACCAGGAAGACGACGGCAGCTACCCTTGATTTGGCCGTCATGGTGGCAACGGCTGTTGCTTGATTGTCTCTTCAGAAAAGCCTCTTTTGCTTCCAGTAGGACCTGATCCTCACTGCAGAGCTATACTTGGGGAGACCTCCAGCCATATATAGATAATAGAGGAACTGGTCCATATTCTACAGCAGTAGGCAATGGCTAACATGGGGTTACTTATTAAATTTTAGTTTCCCCTCAGATCACAACTAGTATCCTATATAGCACGCTTGTGGAGTTGTGGTACAATAGAGAGATCAGAACATAGATTTTAGTGCTTGAAGTTGTATTGAGTAAGGATATCTTCAGACGCTACTTGCGGTTGGTGTCAGGGTCAACTGGTATGCAGGTTACCATGTGCTTTCTGAGCTTATGCACTGAGATGAAAGCTAAAAACTGTTAAATGAATGGCCACAACTGCCCAGGGTTAAATAAACCGAACCTATGCTGCCGACATATGATAAGTTCAACCCTCATCCACATTTGAATTGTTAGCCAATGTGGAGACATATATTCAAACTGGCTAACCCTAACAGGGAAAAATGGGCAATGAATGCAATGATTTAACATAGCGATCAATAATTAACTTGGAAGCAAAAGGAACAGAGGCCTGTCAATTCCTCACATCATTTCAGCTTTACAAGGCCCTTATACTGACAGCAAACATCAGTGACCAAATCACTATATCTCCACTGCTGACAGGCAGAAGAAACTGCTTCAGCACAGGTGTTCAGATGTTCACAACCCCACATAACATATTAGACATCCCTCACTTAGCAGTAATTACCTGCTATTTCACCGTTGTGATTACTCCTATTCTGCAGTTCTGATGTACCATACATGATTTTTGTGGAATGATATTTGTAATTTTCTGTTCATACTATGACCACGAGGAATGGCCTGAGGACGAACTAGCTTGGCTCTTCCCATCATTCATGAGAGCAACCAAGAAGCTGAGAAATATGCTTCGGAGGATTAATCCATTCCTCAAACTAAATGTGAGCGACTAGAACTGATCAGGTTAGCCAATGGATGGCAACAATCTCACAACCAAAACAAGGTTTCCTGTGTAAGCAGCTAATGGTAGAATGCAGTCATGATCCATGATTGTGCTGTTTTTAATCAATTTGCTATATATTTAATGTTACTTCCATCACCCTTTATGTGATAACAAAACTATATATTTAACCGACAAAATCCTCACTGCGTGCAACTTATGCCTTATTTAGAAGGGTTTATTTCCATCAAAAGTATCATAAATAGGGCTTATTGTAGAACCTTGGAAAGACCTTAGATTCCCAAAAGTGGAGGAAAAAACTGTAGTTCATTTCTTACCTCATTTCAGGTATATCAATTCATGCAGGAACTCCACCTTGAATACCGCCTAATCAGAAGGCTTAGCTTCGATCAGAAGTCCATAAATCAAGCTCGTTGTAGAATCTTGTATAATGCCTTGTATTCTCAGTAGAGggtgcagaaaaaaaaactatagccACTTCTTACCTTATTTCAGATATATTAACACATGCAGGAAACTCCACCTTGAATACACTATAGACTATAGTCATACCATGATATCAGGCTGTAAATACTAAATAGTGATTCCATAAGTACTGCTGAAGGAGGAATGTCTCTAGAATCCACATTTCAAAATGGCTTCAAGGATGGAGCCAATTTCATCACCATAATGTTAAATTGTAAGGCAAATCCATGGTTAGGCTGTATGAAAGTTCCTCGAAATCACTGCAAGTGCCAAATGCAGCTAAGGGGAAAAGCGTAGAACATATCACATACCACATAAAAGCTATATCCAGATATTCAGCATCTTAACCCTGAAGACTCAACAGGATGCTTCAGttaattcaggaatgaatgtGAAGTATGGCTATGAATTTCCTGATTTCCTCCCTGAAAATCATGGGTCTAGTTGAATCATATAAGAGTTCAAAAACCTGATTAATACACTATATTATGCTCAACTGTTTAACCAGACCACACTAGTCTCACTGTTAGCATTGGTTTGCCTGCTTTTTTAGCTGCAATTGGGCCCAAATCATAACACTAATAATACCTCCTCACAGCATATAGCCCTTAAAATAATGCTGTGCCATAAAATGGGAAATACATAGAGTGAATGTAGATTCTCCTAACCTCAAACTGATGGCATGCCATCTGATGCGAGTGGTTGACAATAAGCTGAAGAAATTCCCAAGCTGAAAGGCCGCACACCTCAAACATTGCTGGTGAATAAATGCTGAAGGTCAAGAACAAATGGTTAGTGACTTGATCACTTGACATAGTTTATGAATAGTACAGGTAAATTCACCAGGGTAACAAACAAGTACAGCAAAGGAAATGGTGCAATGCAGTCACCCTAAGGAACTAAAGTCATCCCTTGAAAATCTACTATGTCACTGGCCAAGACAAAACTTCTGCTAGGGCAGAGAAGCAGAATGAAATAACCTTTACATATAAGTTACACAAGTTATGTAGATTGCCAGTCCTTGAAGAAAGGGATCAAATTTGTAGAGTTAGAACATGAAAGTTCATTCCTGCAATTTGCTGTATTGTTAGTTCTCCAAGGTTCTGAATCCAACATTTACATATCTATTAGCTATTACTATGCTATCACATTTTAAAATAGCAAAATTATGCGAAAGAATTGGATAATGTGGTTGCAGATACACAGTTTCGAAACATGCTGTTGGCCCACAACTCTAGCTTACAAAGTTACAATGCATTAAGTTCAAATTGAACAGAAAACCCCACGTCAAGTCCTGGATATTGGGGAAAGGGGCATGGAGGCTTAAATGTATTCAAATCAAGATTGGCCCTTTTAAGAAATCACATTTCATGTTGCCCCAACATGGGAGGCTTCAAGTGTTAGGGTAAACCAACCAGCCAACAACATTGACAAAGAAGGAAGCAATATCGATTCCATGAAAAGAAAAGCTACAGGATTCAGtagatgcataacaaaaaaaaaatcattcgcTCATACATAATTTTAAATTCAGAGGGGTAGAGGGGAATAAAGAAGTTAAAAACACAAGCAAGTTTCTGAATCATTGCGTCCAAGGTACAATTAAGCATAAACACTTAGCAGCTAATAGTTAATATAGTAAGATGCAACAGAGTGAGAACAATGAGACTGATACAACCTCGTAAAGTAATGAGACAACTCACATAATTGTATCCATGTCGATAAGCTCATGTGCAGGCGCAAACACACCCAGAGTAGTTAAACAAATTATTAagtaatgcaaaaaaaaaaatcaagaacagAACCATAGCTTTATTATCTTGAAGCAAACCAGTAATCAATACAGGGACTATGTACAAGTTAATGAAAAGTTGATTTGATAAATGCAGCCTGTATATATCAGGGCTGACAGGTTACTTTGACTGAAGCTCCACCTACAGGCACTACATCAAATTGGTGTGAGCTAAATACAGCTAGTATACAGAATTTACAAGACCCTTCAGGTATCAGGTTATCACAACTCTCACACAATTCCACCATGCCTAAAACTACTATCCCCTGCATCAACACTGGAATCCAAACATACTGGTGAATCATACCATTTTGATCCAGTGTAAAATCCTTCTACATGAATACCTACCAAACTTGGGTCAGTTACCATGTTATCATCATGCATCAATGGTTTGATGATCTTGGAATCCTCCACGCAGTCATCATCCCCACAGTTAAGAATACTCTTCGCATCAAAGTCACCCACATCATCCTTCAGCATCCACTTGTCACACTTTGGGCTATCACCCAGGAGCATCTTTCTATCCTCACACTCTGCTGCCATCCTATCCCAGGAGACAATAGGTCCAAGGCTCGAGCCAAAATcagtatcatcatcatcaagcatcTCATCATCCTTGCAGAATGCTCCATCATGCTGGTCTAAATGGCGGGGCGCATCCCCAGCCCCCCATCCCCCGACTTCTTCATTGCCTACCATCAGAGTCTCCTCCGGCTGGTAGAGATTACCTTCCAAGGTGAACTTCCTAATCCTGTGCAGAACCTCAGACAACTCGGTGGACAGAGACCCCAACAATTCTGGGTGCATCTTAGCCACCTTCCCTTCTAGCAATTGAACTTCTGATCTAAGATCCCGCACTTGCTGCAAGACCGCCTGATGCGAATCATCAATATCAACATCTTCATCCCCCTTTGATGAAAAGGTAGGATCCCCTTCCTCACTGACACCATAAATATCTGGATCAAACTCAAGAGCCCCCTTATGACCAACCAACCTGTGAACAATTCGTGCATTGCCATCAAGTGGACCTGGCTCATGCCCCGAGTGCACCGCATAAAGCTTGAACACTGCAGTGCCCTCCTCCAAGTACACAAAAGTCTTGTCTTTTTCATTATAATTGGCTATTGGTACAATTGCCCGAATACGAAACCCACAACCACACCTCTTTGATTGGTATGGCTCTCGCTTTAGAACCCGAGCCTTCTTACCCTCAGAATTAATGGCTGAGGAGGAAGCAGCACTCGCAGCACTTGAAGTCGGCACTCCAGCACGGTGGCACGCATAATCCTTCACCTCAGCCATGAACGGCTTATACCTTATATACTTCTGCCTGATACAAAGGACAACCTTGTGCTTG encodes the following:
- the LOC101766636 gene encoding uncharacterized protein LOC101766636 encodes the protein MPKTTSSPSPTISAMNPLLPSSTFPKSPHPPDPNPSSPNPSPCSYLLHADADDEALIQIPGRNPSLVGASAPFALLPAIDPAPHISSQFYTFSAASYGLMLRCILAGRPASSDEVRAATSLSVLASWRAVWKDRNEDTAYLTAWKRIQDKLAASADGRHLHFKTNAAQRVSHVGMWRDIVSEAHADPDLLRHLAFKDTVDRIKQSWTVGAKFYGIPESFIRVCVAACPVCKAAPAGQPDSTISSPGRGKRRRRFEYTETLDVPARDVPRRLQQLAAKHKVVLCIRQKYIRYKPFMAEVKDYACHRAGVPTSSAASAASSSAINSEGKKARVLKREPYQSKRCGCGFRIRAIVPIANYNEKDKTFVYLEEGTAVFKLYAVHSGHEPGPLDGNARIVHRLVGHKGALEFDPDIYGVSEEGDPTFSSKGDEDVDIDDSHQAVLQQVRDLRSEVQLLEGKVAKMHPELLGSLSTELSEVLHRIRKFTLEGNLYQPEETLMVGNEEVGGWGAGDAPRHLDQHDGAFCKDDEMLDDDDTDFGSSLGPIVSWDRMAAECEDRKMLLGDSPKCDKWMLKDDVGDFDAKSILNCGDDDCVEDSKIIKPLMHDDNMVTDPSLVGIHVEGFYTGSKWYDSPVCLDSSVDAGDSSFRHGGIV